The Bos taurus isolate L1 Dominette 01449 registration number 42190680 breed Hereford chromosome 18, ARS-UCD2.0, whole genome shotgun sequence genome has a window encoding:
- the NOSIP gene encoding nitric oxide synthase-interacting protein: MTRHGKNCTAGAVYTYHEKKKDTAASGYGTQNIRLSRDAVKDFDCCCLSLQPCHDPVVTPDGYLYEREAILEYILHQKKEIARQMKAYEKQRGARREEQKELQRAAAQDHVRGFLEKEAAIVSRPLNPFTPKAASAGNGPDDAQPGSSAGPAGKDKDKALPSFWIPSLTPEAKATKLEKPSRIVTCPMSGKPLRMSDLTPVRFTPLDSSVDRVGLITRSERYVCAVTRDSLSNATPCAVLRPSGAVVTLECVEKLIRKDMVDPVTGEKLTDRDIIVLQRGGTGFAGSGVKLQAEKSRPVMQA; encoded by the exons ATGACGCGGCACGGCAAGAACTGCACAGCAGGGGCCGTCTACACCTACCATGAGAAAAAGAAGGACACAG CGGCCTCAGGCTATGGCACCCAGAACATTCGACTGAGCCGGGATGCCGTCAAGGACTTCGACTGCTGCTGCCTCTCGCTGCAGCCCTGCCACGACCCTGTCGTCAC CCCAGATGGCTACCTGTATGAGCGGGAAGCAATCCTCGAGTACATTTTGCACCAGAAGAAGGAAATTGCCCGGCAGATGAAG GCCTACGAGAAGCAGCGGGGCGCCCGGCGAGAGGAGCAGAAGGAGCTGCAGCGGGCAGCGGCGCAGGACCACGTGcggggcttcctggagaaggaggcAGCCATCGTGAGCCGGCCCCTCAACCCCTTCACCCCCAAGGCCGCCTCGGCAGGGAACGGCCCAG ACGATGCCCAACCCGGGTCCAGTGCGGGCCCTGCAGGCAAGGACAAGGACAAAGCGCTGCCCAGCTTCTGGATCCCGTCGCTGACCCCCGAGGCGAAGGCCACGAAGCTGGAGAAGCCG TCGCGCATCGTGACCTGCCCCATGTCCGGGAAGCCGCTGCGCATGTCCGACTTGACGCCGGTGCGCTTCACGCCGCTGGACAGCTCCGTGGACCGCGTGGGGCTCATCACGCGCAGCGAGCGCTACGTGTGCGCCGTGACCCGCGACAGCCTGAGCAACGCCACGCCGTGCGCCGTGCTGCGGCCCTC TGGGGCTGTGGTCACCCTGGAGTGCGTGGAGAAGCTGATTCGCAAGGACATGGTGGACCCGGTGACCGGGGAGAAGCTCACGGACCGTGACATCATCGTGCTGCAGCGG GGCGGCACCGGCTTCGCGGGCTCCGGAGTGAAGCTGCAGGCGGAGAAGTCCCGGCCGGTGATGCAGGCCTGA
- the PRRG2 gene encoding transmembrane gamma-carboxyglutamic acid protein 2 isoform X1: MRGCPSVLLLYLGLATCLDTSPSGKQGREVFLDSPEAQSFLGSRKRVPRANYWDLELFTPGNLERECLEEICSWEEAREYFEDNILTDRFWESYIYNGKGGRGRVDVASLAVGLTVGVVLIILAGLGAFWYLHGRRGRRQRSCPQDVELIRPLSDLSPQTPQPPPPPPGLPTYEQALAASGVHDAPPPPYTSLRRHS; this comes from the exons ATGAGGGGCTGCCCCTCTGTGCTGCTGCTATACCTGGGATTGGCCACCTGCCTGGACACTTCACCCAGTGGGAAGCAAGGCCGAG AGGTCTTCCTGGACTCCCCAGAGGCACAGAGCTTCCTGGGCAGCCGTAAGCGGGTTCCAAGAGCCAATTACTGGGACCTGGAGTTGTTCACACCAGGGAACCTGGAGCGGGAGTGTCTAGAGGAGATATGTTCCTGGGAAGAGGCGCGAGAGTACTTTGAGGATAATATTCTGACG GATCGCTTTTGGGAGAGCTACATCTACAATGGCAAAGGAG GACGTGGACGAGTGGATGTCGCAAGCCTGGCTGTGGGGCTGACAGTAGGCGTTGTGCTCATCATCCTGGCCGGCCTAGGAGCCTTCTGGTATCTACATGGCCGTCGGGGCCGCAGGCAGCGTTCCTGTCCTCAAGA TGTCGAACTCATTAGGCCCCTTAGCGATCTGAGCCCGCAGACGCCCcagcctccacccccacctccaggcctCCCCACCTACGAGCAGGCGCTGGCGGCCTCAGGGGTGCACGACGCACCTCCGCCCCCCTACACCAG TCTCAGGAGACACAGCTGA